From the Garra rufa chromosome 23, GarRuf1.0, whole genome shotgun sequence genome, the window GTGAGTCTCTATAAAACATACATTTGGTTGGTTATTGACTTCAAAGTCCTATAATGGCATGAGAGGAACAAAACAAACTCACTATAGCTGCTCTGGAGCTTCACTTCCTCTGTTACTCTGTGTATTTAACACATTCTCACTGCTAACGCGTCACATATTGACAGTTGTTCAGGACACTTTGGCGTACAGGGTACcctttttaatgttctttttcgAAAGGCTTTGGtaattttatcgtcatgattaaaatgtatattgggtaataatattgccattattgcatacaTGTTGGGGTGTGACTTTTCAGTGTAAACAGTCACaatcattttatttacattacactatttacacatttatgagcatataacccaacccctgcccctaaacctacaaCAACTACAgtcataatttattcaaaaaaaatttatattaaaatattaatgacacaTTATTAAACCTATACCTAAGTTAAACATGTCAAGACTTTAATGACACAACATCAGAGTAACTAACAATAAACCCTGTATTCATGTTACAATTATTCTGAATAAACATATATTTCATTGTATGTGATACTTTGCAATGCTCTTCTCACAGATCCATTTAAAAGCTTTATTACATGTTTTATCAGCCCATCCTTTTGAATATGTCACAACACAGTTCTTTTTATGTACATTGGGCTGTCCAGATGCCCAGAACCTGAAACAACAGATCAGTATTAGATGTTCAGTGCtgcataatatataatattattacataataatCAGTTTAATTCAGTTATTTCCCACCCAGAGATTAGTGTGCTGTCATCAACCCATTTCCATGTGCCCTCCACATCACTGTCAGTCAGACCAATCCAGACTTCATTACCATGAGAAAACTTTTTTGCAAACTCCTAATAGAATAAACTAGACATTTAACTTCCAAATAGATCATCTACATGCATATAAGAGAATATTTTAGCCTACTCTTTTCTTCCACTCTAATTTCACTTACTTGTTCCtctttgttgtttatgatgatcAGATCTGCTCCTCTCTCTGTACAGTATCTTCTGCTCTCAGTCCAGCTCTGCTTCAATGTGGAAATGAAGTAAAAACTGAAGCTGGAGTATAACCATCCATCTGTAAACACAAACAGTTCCGCTATTAGCTTGTTATTCCACCAACTCTGAATTAAGAAACTTGGTAAACCTTTTAGCTATAGTACACTGGAAAGACACCTATTTCCTTgaaacttttaaaaaatgcatcTCTCAAGTTCATGTTCTTCGTTAATAGTTCATCCCTCTTCTCTGTAAGGTTGGTGTTCCTGGTTAGCAGCTGGTCTCTCTGTTCTGAGAGGTTGGTGATCTTGATTAGTAGCTCATCTCTCTTATCTTTGTGATTGTTAATCTTGGCTAGTAGCTTGTCTTTCTCTTCTGTGAGGTTGGTGATCTTGGTTAGTAGCTGGTGTGTCTCTTGTGTGTAGTTTGTGTTGTTTGTATGGATGTGGACACACAGCGCTATGACTGCAGTCAGCAGAAGAACACACAGCAGCACCAAACACACTGTAGCTGCTCTGGAGCTTCTGATATTTGCTGAATCACTTCCTGATCAACACAGACATAATGGTAAATGACTGAACATGTATAAATTGCAAAGTTTTTATCAAAGAAATTAATGCGATTACCCATTTGCTGAGGTGGTTGATGTGTGTTTGTCTCTGTCCTGAAGTCATGATCTCTCACACAATCTGCACTCTCGTAGATATCCACCGTCATCACCACACTCTTTCTGTTCATTCCCTCAGACTCAGTCCTGATCACATCATCATAAATATCATTGGACATTTCTGCTCTTTTACAGTCCAGCACAATTAAACTGTGCAAATGTTGAATGTTCTTCCTGTGTCATTAACATTTGCTCTTCTACTCTTTCCTGCTTTGAACCAATTTTGAATGTAATAACTGAGTGAAACTGATCTGAGATCATTGTGTG encodes:
- the LOC141299780 gene encoding uncharacterized protein, encoding MRSSKVHLNSAGHSEVVVKSLIVLDCKRAEMSNDIYDDVIRTESEGMNRKSVVMTVDIYESADCVRDHDFRTETNTHQPPQQMGSDSANIRSSRAATVCLVLLCVLLLTAVIALCVHIHTNNTNYTQETHQLLTKITNLTEEKDKLLAKINNHKDKRDELLIKITNLSEQRDQLLTRNTNLTEKRDELLTKNMNLRDAFFKSFKEIDGWLYSSFSFYFISTLKQSWTESRRYCTERGADLIIINNKEEQEFAKKFSHGNEVWIGLTDSDVEGTWKWVDDSTLISGFWASGQPNVHKKNCVVTYSKGWADKTCNKAFKWICEKSIAKYHIQ